The following is a genomic window from Patagioenas fasciata isolate bPatFas1 chromosome 1, bPatFas1.hap1, whole genome shotgun sequence.
ATGTTTTGAAAatgagtaggggaaaaaaaatggtatcTTTCAAAATAGATGGGAAAATAAATCATGAGAATAGAGACAACCCAGCTGGTGTAATCCTCTCCACACAGCCAAGGTGCTCTCAGCGTTGCTGACAGAGATGAGGAGGTGCTTCAAATTCCTTTTACAAACTCCCCATGTCTGTCCAGCCTTAGGATGAAATTGAAGCCACCTGGCTTCAAACCCATACCAAATGGAAAGGCTGCTCTGAAAGCTGTCATCGGTTAGCAGGAAGGGAAGGTGGGGCATTCTCAGTAAAACCAGAGCCTGGGCTGCACCTGGAGAAATCTTAACTTATgtctctgttttctccttttccttcctccctttttcttcttcaaaggTTGAAAAAAATGAGGATGGAGACCAAAAGATCGAGCAAGATGGCATCAAACCAGAAGATAAAGCTCATAAGGCAGCCACCAAAATCCAGGCCAGCTTCCGCGGACACATAACAAGGAAAAAGCTCAAGGGGGAGAAGAAGGGAGATGCCCCGGCATCTGAGTCTGATGCTGCCGACAAGAAAGAGGATGGCCCTGCTGGTGAAGCGGCCGAGAACAAAGAGAGCGAGGCTCCTGCCGCCACAGAAGCAGCCGCCACTGACAGTGCCCAGCTGGAGGAAGGCAGCAAAGACAGCAGCGCgccagcagaggagaagaaaGGGGATGGAGCCGCCGACACGGGCTCAGAGCAGCCAGCCCCACAGGCTGCCACTCCTGCCGCCTCCTCGGAGGAAAagcccgctgctgctgctgaaacgGAAAGTGCCACTAAAGCTTCCACTGATAACTCGCCGTCCTTGAAGGCTGACGAAGCCCAAGACAAAGAGGAGCCTAAACAAGCCGACGTGCCTGCTGCTGAcaccactgccaccaccaccCCTGCAGAGGATGCTACTGCCAAGGCAACAGCGCAACCCCAAATGGAGACAGTGGAGAGCAGCCAAACTGAAGAGAAGACAGGTGAGTGAATGCCTCTCTGGGTAGTGGGCCTCTCCAGAAATGTATGCCTCTTCGGACTCTTGGGGACATATGTGAGGCTAGCCAGCAAGAACTTGTGTGGAGGTTAGGCTGAGGGTTAACAAGGGAATCGCCTTGCTGGGTTTTGGGGGTAGGGGCAATTGCATGTTCTTGGTAACAGCCTCTTCCCTGCTTCCTGGCAGCTGTTGGAGGTACTGCACCTCCTCTCAAGGCTCCTGTTCCTCTAGGTGGAGGCACCATCCAGCTGCTTTTTCCATGGCAGCGGGAGAGCGTCAGTGAACTGGGAAGCTTGGAGAAGCCTGGGAGAGCTCCCTGAGCTCTGCATATGCTAAAGAGGGAGGTGAACCTTGCCAGTCACGCTAGCACAGGCAGCTGCACTGGGGCAACAAAACAGCCTGACCTGATACCAGCTCACTGGAAGCTGCCAGCTTGAGCTGAAAAATCTCAGAAGACAAAAGCGCTCTCATACTGCAGGAGGCCATTTATCTTTGCTAGTGGGAATGGTCAAGAAGGAGCAAAAAGGGGTCTTTTTACCATCTGCTTGTGAATGGATGAGATTCCTGATACAATCCAATCATTGTCAGGAACATCTTGCTGTCAGCATTGCTTGTAGTTTCATCCACACCAATACTTCTAGCCTCTGTACTAGGAGTAGCCCGTGATGGTCATGCTTGCATGAAGCTTTTAGATATGTCAGCTGGGTCAGACCCACATGGTAAGAGAATCAGGTAGGGAAAGGAAAGATTAAAG
Proteins encoded in this region:
- the GAP43 gene encoding neuromodulin; this translates as MLCCMRRTKQVEKNEDGDQKIEQDGIKPEDKAHKAATKIQASFRGHITRKKLKGEKKGDAPASESDAADKKEDGPAGEAAENKESEAPAATEAAATDSAQLEEGSKDSSAPAEEKKGDGAADTGSEQPAPQAATPAASSEEKPAAAAETESATKASTDNSPSLKADEAQDKEEPKQADVPAADTTATTTPAEDATAKATAQPQMETVESSQTEEKTDAVEETKPTESAQQEEVKEEESKADQENA